A stretch of Geotrypetes seraphini chromosome 2, aGeoSer1.1, whole genome shotgun sequence DNA encodes these proteins:
- the LOC117355500 gene encoding guanine nucleotide-binding protein G(I)/G(S)/G(O) subunit gamma-11 gives MPVINIEDLTEKDKLKMEVEQLKKEVKMERQLVSKCSEEIKNYIEENSGEDPLVKGIPEDKNPFKEKGGCVIA, from the exons ATGCCGGTGATCAACATTGAGGATCTAACAGAAAAGGATAAACTGAAAATGGAGGTGGAACAGCTCAAGAAAGAAGTGAAGATGGAAAGACAATTG GTGTCCAAGTGTTCTGAAGAAATTAAGAATTACATTGAAGAAAATTCTGGAGAGGACCCTCTGGTGAAGGGTATTCCTGAGGATAAGAATCCCTTCAAAGAGAAAGGAGGCTGTGTCATTGCTTAA